The following coding sequences lie in one Sphingobium sp. KCTC 72723 genomic window:
- a CDS encoding glycosyl hydrolase 53 family protein: protein MTALTRRATLGLAALPLLTTPALAAPKKTGARPGPYLIGADISWIPEDEAAGARFFVKDERKDPIILLRDAGFNAIRLRIFVDPAKGYSRREPDKAWAGLAQTIKLGRRIRDAGLYLVLSFHYSDTWADPEHQGVPAAWAGYDLPQLAKAVEAHTHDTLAAMRAGGAPVDMAVIGNETTFGILWPHGRVKLSTPTGNPVTDANHAKVGAVGGFDAFAALLRAGIAGARRAEPAIAIQLHNHLGRHWPIVREWTDALVARNVDFDVIGFSCYQQRAQGDWATTFDQFLKRYPGKGLLVAEYSSRKRYLNDLVHALPDRRGWGTFIWEPIRHQEALFDREGKNAGGGGKPDLLSQGINSAEAPGGLATGAPPAPKPAPTGPMGEGGDYIANPLLDLYGQMARDYNP, encoded by the coding sequence ATGACTGCCCTGACCCGCCGCGCCACGCTTGGCCTCGCTGCCCTGCCGCTCCTGACCACGCCTGCCCTCGCAGCGCCGAAAAAGACCGGCGCACGCCCCGGTCCCTATCTCATCGGCGCGGACATCAGCTGGATTCCCGAAGATGAAGCGGCGGGCGCGCGCTTCTTCGTCAAGGATGAACGCAAAGACCCAATCATCCTGCTGCGCGACGCCGGGTTCAACGCCATCCGCCTGCGCATCTTCGTCGATCCGGCCAAGGGCTATTCCAGGCGCGAACCCGACAAGGCATGGGCGGGCCTTGCCCAGACGATCAAACTGGGCCGCCGCATCCGCGACGCGGGCCTCTATCTGGTGCTGAGTTTCCACTATAGCGACACATGGGCCGACCCGGAGCATCAGGGCGTCCCCGCAGCCTGGGCGGGCTATGACCTGCCCCAACTCGCCAAAGCCGTCGAAGCCCACACCCATGACACGCTCGCCGCGATGCGCGCGGGCGGCGCGCCGGTCGATATGGCCGTGATCGGCAACGAAACCACCTTCGGCATATTGTGGCCCCATGGCCGGGTGAAGCTGTCCACCCCCACCGGCAACCCCGTCACCGACGCGAACCATGCAAAAGTCGGCGCCGTGGGCGGCTTCGACGCTTTCGCCGCCCTGCTGCGCGCAGGCATAGCGGGCGCGCGCCGTGCCGAACCCGCAATCGCGATTCAACTCCACAATCATCTGGGCCGCCACTGGCCGATCGTGCGCGAATGGACTGACGCGCTGGTCGCCCGCAACGTCGATTTCGACGTGATCGGCTTCTCCTGCTACCAGCAGCGCGCGCAGGGCGACTGGGCGACGACCTTCGACCAGTTCCTCAAACGCTATCCGGGCAAAGGGCTGCTGGTCGCCGAATATTCCAGCCGCAAACGCTACCTCAACGATCTGGTCCACGCCCTGCCCGACAGGCGCGGCTGGGGGACGTTCATCTGGGAACCGATCCGCCATCAGGAAGCATTGTTCGACCGCGAGGGCAAAAATGCAGGCGGCGGCGGCAAGCCCGATCTTCTGTCTCAAGGCATCAACAGCGCCGAAGCCCCCGGCGGCCTCGCCACCGGCGCACCCCCCGCGCCAAAGCCTGCCCCCACCGGCCCGATGGGCGAAGGCGGCGACTATATCGCTAACCCCCTGCTCGACCTCTACGGCCAGATGGCGCGGGATTATAATCCATGA